Proteins from one Scyliorhinus canicula chromosome 6, sScyCan1.1, whole genome shotgun sequence genomic window:
- the LOC119967815 gene encoding zinc finger protein 235-like, whose amino-acid sequence MEKPWKCADCGKGFSYPSQLANHRRSHTGERPFICSMCGKGFTQSFCLQSHQRAHTEERPFCCTYCGKRFRCSSNLTAHQRIHTGERPFTCSMCGKGFTQSTTLLTHQRVHTGERPFTCSVCEKGFINSSQLLKHQRVHTGERPFTCSKCGKGFAQLNNLRRHQRSHTGERPFICSVCGNGFTLSCNLLTHQRIHSGERPYTCSVCGKGFTRSSHLVTHQRIHSGERPFTCSVCGKRFTQSQHLLSHQRVHK is encoded by the coding sequence atggagaagccatggaaatgtgcagactgtgggaaaggattcagttacCCTTCCCAGCTGGCAaaccatcgacgcagtcacactggggaaagaccgtttatctgctccatgtgtgggaagggatttactcagtcattCTGCCTGCAGTCTCACCAGCGagctcacactgaggagagaccattcTGCTGCACTTACTGTGGGAAGAGGTTCAGATGTTCATCCAACCTCActgcacaccagcgaattcacactggagagagaccattcacctgctccatgtgtggaaagggattcactcagtcaactactctgctgacacaccaacgggtacacactggggagagaccgtttacCTGCTCCGTATGTGAGAAAGGATTCATTAATTCTTCCCAGTTGCTGAAACATcaacgcgttcacactggggagagaccattcacctgctccaaatgtgggaaaggatttgctcAGTTAAACAACCTGAGGAGACATCAGcgaagtcacactggggagaggccattcatatGCTCTGTATGTGGGAATGGCTTTACTCTCTCAtgtaacctgctgacacaccagcgaatccacagcggggagagaccgtacacctgctccgtgtgtgggaagggattcactcgatcatcTCACCTCGTGACACATCAGCggattcacagtggggagaggccattcacctgctctgtttgtgggaagagattcactcagtcacagCATCTGCTGTCACATCAACGGGTTCATAAGTGA